TTGATTGATTTGATTCAAATTCACCATCATCCAGTTGATTCAAATTTCACTAAGTTCAAAGACTTTTCATTTCTACTTATCTTAAACTTAtagattttattaatattttaatatttatttatttatttattattattatattaaaattgttatatcaatattattaatatttttattattgttattaattaattaatcatcacaattgttattattataatgAATATTGTGATTACTACAATCAATAATATCgatattaatataaataatacaattactaatactcttattaatatgaatatgaatattaattaattataatattattaataacattgctactattaattttaataaactaatattattattaaaaatattactattattacttttattataaatacgttttttttttcaaatacgaattttattttttcacatacatttttttttAAACATTATAGTACCCTTTTTTACCTAAAAATCAACCAAATGAACTCTTAAATTATCATTTTTCCTAAAACTTATTCTAATTGCTCAATTGACTCAAAAGATTGATTCCaatttaacaattaataaagtattttacctttttttatcaattattaatattatttgttgatttttaattaatcattcaaaatTCATTTGTTTGTTAAAGATAAAATTAGGATTTgttaacttttatttatttaactaattaaattaggattgatTGTGGTTCTTGGTGGGCGGTGGCAAGCgaatcactcaaattagtatgATACTTACACGAGCTAGGCTTTGAACAACAATTTAGCAAATTGGTGCTGCATTATTCCATCTAATTAGGATATAAGGTGGTTTGTAGTGGCTACCTAAACACTCAAATTAGTGTAAttattagtatatatattattattagtgatcttcttcttcttcttcttcttcttcttcttcttcttcttcttcttcttctaatagtagtagtagtagtaatagtaatagtaataatattaatgcaatagtattaataataataataataataataataataataataataataataataataataataataataataataataatagagagTAAATTTAATAGGTGAAGtaataaaataatactccctccaatccaatccaaactacccatTCACTTTTTAAAGTCAACTCTGTTAAATATTGACCTCAATTACACAAAgccaaattttaaatttttttacctaaaatttacatatttacgTTTGTTATAGAAAGAGGTTTCGGAAAATTATAATTTCGACCAAAAAAACATAATATATAAATGAAGAAAAACCAGGGGCGGCCCATGATATTTGGTGGCCCTGTTCTAAACTTTAGTTAGAGGCCCTAAATAATATgttagtaatttttttttttttttttgcaaatttAACATATTATTACATAGAGTCATTTTTATCGTCTATATTATTTTAAACTTTTTTAACTAaatatttgttatatatgtcctCATTATAACGTTCATTTAAGAAAAGTACTTATAATAAAGGCGTAAGTCTAAACGTTTTTAATAATTAAAGTGTAGTAAATACTGGAGTATTAATAGTTAGTATTAAACGTTTTTTTTAGCTTGGCTTATCAATTATCATGTGCtattaaccaagtggtgttagtccagtggtagcagggttaaaccttgaagcttgcagaaatgcaggagttgagaggtcccgagTTCGACTatcagctggggcgatgatcacttggccactgcagcccccgaaagaGGTGGCTTACATAGTCCATGTGGTGGTgtgggaatgcatgggcccggggggattcaaccccctcgtcatcaaaaaaaaaaaattactgtgCTATTAGTGAAAGTAATTTTTATCAAATCCATCTGCTCGATTATGATATTTTAGCGCATGATAATTGATAAGCCAAGCTAAAAAAAATCACTGATTTTACACATAAAATGATAAAGGCACAAGTCTTAAGATTTGAACGAGCAGCAACTATCAGGGTGGGGTGTTCAAACATTACAAATACCACTACACCACTCTACTTTCATTAGACATTTACAATCTCAAAAATCTAAAATATGAGGCCCTCCACTCCCTTGGGCCTCGGTTCTAAGAACCGAAACGCACAACCCACGGGCCACCCCTGAGAAAAACGTGGTTAAAATGTTGTCTCGTAGACCATAAAAAGTCAAAGTTAAATGGGTAGTTTGAATTGGATTGGAGGTTGTATAACAGTTTATATTTGGCCGTAACACTAAACCCAGTAGATTTCTttagagacggtctctcaatttGAGGTATCAACTCGGGCCAAAACCCTAAACCCAGTGCTCCTATATAAAATTAGCGTCTTCATTCATCTGTCTTGGAAGGAGCGATGACGGAGAATAGTGTTAGCAGTTGCTGGAGAGGTGAACATTCTAAAGGAGACGAAAAATGGATACTAGTTTGCTCAAATAATGACAAATTAGAAGACGAAGTAGGCAATGGTTTAACTATTGAAGGAGGAAGGCGTTATCAACGTGCAGAATTTCACATGGTGGAtctaaacaacaacaaaattcaTCGTAACTGTTTTCCTTCACTTGTTCAGTTTGTGGTAACGGATTCTATGGTGGCTTTCGATAATTTCGTCTATATTTTCGGCTATCGCTCTTCTTTTGTGGTCGATTCTTCTGATTTCAAACAACTGCAATCCCAGTGCCCTAAAACCCACCAACAGATCTTATTGGGAGCTTCTCGTCTTGATTTGGACCAATCTCTACGTACCGGCTGGTGCCCTACTCCAGTTCCCAGTGACAAGGCCTGTTTACCTAAGTGCACTAGTCTTTTGGGAAAGATATACACTTTTGGAACCTTATATCTTAACCCTGAGGTTCTCGATCCCGTTGATGGCAATTGGAACTCCCTTTACTCTCAGCCTCATGAACTTGTCGGTTGCACTGTGTCTAATCATGCACTCCCTGACCCTTCCAATAAGCGGTTTCTTGTGCACCTGTCTGATGGTCAGCTTCCGTTCCCATCCCTGTTTGCATTCTTTCCTCCGGGCCTCCATCCTACGGATGTTGATGGTACTGGGATATGGGAATGTATTGCCTGCGATTTCCAAGATTGGACTCACATTGCTGTTGTTTTTGATGGTGTCATCTACTTTCATAGCCGTAAATTTGATTCTGTTGTTCGTGCTTTTGATATCGCCACTAGAACATGGTTGGAAGTCCATTGGGTTTCATGCTTTGACGACAATCTTGATTTTAATAACATAAGAATGCAATTTGATGCGTTGTTATTGTTGGGCGACGGGATTTTGTGCTTGGCTGCTTGGTCACCTATATATGCTACTGATAATCAGCCTGCTCAGACCACTATTTATTTTAACAAGTTCAAAGTGGTGCCAAGTGGTGAAACAATAAAACTTTGTCCTCTTACTTCCTGCACATATGAGCTTCTTGCCACTTCCAGAGTGCAGGTGTTCTTACCCGTGTAACAGGTACTCTTCTGCTTCCTCTATTATCATATACGGACTACCTATGACacattgtttttaatttttagtaCATATGTATGTATTAAACTGAGGTAATTAATGATGTAGATTAATCCGTGCCTACTTAACCATTTCAGCCTGCAGGGTGAGGTGCTGATCATTCCGAAGAGTGACATCTATCGGTGACTTTGTATTATAAGTGTAGCAGTTTGGGAAGTTTAAATGTCCTCAGAATGATCGATGTTTAAAAAATAACTAATTTGTTTATCTTGTTTACTTTGTAGCTTTAGACTAATATTTTGTTGTTTCCCTTTTCTTTCTGTTCCGTTATTGGATCTCCTCTCTTGATAATAGTCCTTTTATAGAGTAGAAACATGAATTTCCGAAAAATAGAGGAAAAGGGGTCAATATTAGTTGAGCAGCATGTATTTGTTTCGCCACTTTACCTCATTAGGTGAAGCTTGTCTTGCCGGTCTTGCCAAGCGATACAACCTTTGCCATAAGGTCAAACCAATGTCTAATCAGATAGTCCTGCGGGATTAGGGTGTTGGCAAAACTCAGATAATAGCGTATCAGAAGAGCATTAGTTGGTACTCGGATAGTCTCAGTAGAAGGTTGTGCTTTCTCATTCTGTTTCCAAAATGTGGCATTTCGTGTCTATATCCGAAAATGGACAAAGAGTAAGCTCGCCATTGAGGCCAAGTGTAAAACTTAGGGCTGCATCATAAAACTTGAAAAAGTAGGGATACAAAGCAGAGGAATGAAAAACTCAGGAGCGTATACGAGTACTGTCTATTTGCTGTAACTCTGTAAGTAGCATTTCGCAGTATTGGATTTCTATAATGAGTTTCATATTGCACAATTCCGGCGTAATCTGTCCTTACTCCTTACATTGGCTATCTAAAATGGTTTGGCACATGTATTATTGTGAAACCATGTGTTATTATATCATGAGTCTAGACTCCTAGAGCTGGCaaaaactgacccgacccgaggaaCCCGACACGACACGACCCGATATAAATGACCCGATAATGAATTAGCTTAATAATTCCCCTACTACTACAAGAATAAGAGATCTTCAAAATTTTCCCGCTCAAGTGAAATGCTCTATGATTGGTCCCCACTCTTGCTCTATGATTGATCTCAATTcctcacattatatcataattatATCATATTAATTCTATACCATAAATATGAGATACTACTAATAATTTTTAATTTGTAAACACATATTAATGggatattttgattttgattttgttataTATGTGGGATTGCATTGATAATACGTATGAGACAAAATATGCTGCACAATTTCTTTTCATTTATTCTATTTTCCTGTCTTTTGATACAAAGGTACTACAAGTTGGCTATCTCTTTTTGCAAATTCTCTAAttttattgtataattaaatcattaattaaagtttttttttttggtaaatgtAATCGGATAAtaatatgtaatttttaattatgaagtaatttacgtaatttattttcgcagtacgatttttactcattacagtaatTTTTGCACCAAACTTTCCATTTGTTTACCCTTGACTAAAAAACATCAAATCTAATTCTCTATCTTTCTCTACGGTCGAAACCTTAACCTCCTTCAATCTTCTTCAAAATCGTCAATTATGAATGATTATTCGAGTGTAGCGCAAATATTTAATTCATAAATCCGTTATTAATAATCAAATCTACTACTATATACGTTATAATTTTGTTCtttttaaattagggtttatgttaaaattaattaaagGCTAATTAGTGTGGTATGGTGGGGATATTAACGTACTTGGATGTCGCCGGTGGTGGTTAATGTTGGTGGTCCGACGGTGTTCGCCGGCGATGTGTGAGTGACCGTCCGAGCCGGCGACTGTAGAAAGGGATATGCGTCGGAGGGATACGTGCAAAGGGATATGCGTGGTTGTGATATGCTTGGGAGGGGTTGTtcgacggtggtggtgttggttCAATAGGCCGACGAAGGTTGTCGGGTAGCCGTCCCAGGTACCCGCCAGTGATGGTGTTTTGGGTGGTTAATAGTGTAGCAGTAGCAGCCAATCAGCCATTACGTGTGATTGggttatttttcattttttcctcCACCATAGTAGTATGTAGTACAGTAGGTTAGTTGTGTGTTTCATTTTTTAATTCAATATAGTACATTTATTAATTGATCTgtgaaattttagagagaattacTTTAGAGAGAGGTTAGAGAGAGGAAATGGAGAAGAGAAATGTGAGGGTATAATTGTCAATAgtgtactgtaatgagtaaaatgcgtactgcgaaaatcagcacccTTTATATAATTAGGTTCACTTAAAACGTCAATCTATTTGGTGTGAAACTATCAAATATTCTCTCTTATTATACCGCTTAAGCATGCTGCCAGGATATAATATTTAATGTCTTTCTACACTATTATCTAAAAAGCCGCGCATTTACGCAGGATCTACACTAGtaatggtttaaataacaccaAATTAACAATCATCTTAATTTATTTTGATTTAAAACTACAATTAATATACCTACCCATTATTTAAACATAAAAGTACCATCTTAAAACTaaatatataaaatcaaatatatgCTGATAACCTGACTCAACACTGACCCGCTAATGATCCAACCCGACTTGCCACTCGTTGATGACTCGACCAAAAAATGACCCGACAAGAACTGAACCGAACCTGTCACTGGCCCGAcataacccgaacccgatatgacccgactcGCTTTGACTCGACTCGTAACCAACCCGAGTGACTCGATTGCCACCTCTAATCATGACAAAGGATCCCGAATTCTATCTAGATCCTGGGATTTAGATTTAACGGATCGATTTTGTATCGCAAATTTTGGATCTAGTGGATATGGATCATATGGTCGAGATTCAGATCCTACTATATCTGACAAAATCAACTCGGTccaattgacccgacccgaaaaggctgacccgagacccaaaACCGACCCGAAATGCCgcacccgaatgacacccgaaacccgaattgacccgacccgacccgaaaatgacctgagGTTTCATTGACCCGTAACAGACccaacccaaaatgacccgatccgaaaccccCAACCCGAAAATGACTCGATAAAACATAACTTTAATTCACCCAAAAGGCTTGAAAtgcctttttttttctcttaattattgacccaaaaatgacccgacccgaaacaacccgacccgtttgacccgaaaatgacccgacaaacaTACCCGAACGACCTGGAAACCTGATAGGACCCCAGCCGACCCGAACTAACCCGATAATGTGACAAACCCGAACTGACCCGACCCTAATTGGCCTGACCCGAACTGACCCGTTGAcacgttttgccaggtctagatcCTACCCTAaatccattttttttatttttaattttttaaatacTAAAACTATATCCTTTTCTTAAAGTTTGTCCTAAAACGAGTTATGATTTCTTTCTCATTGACATTTTTCGATTGCAAAAATATTTTAGGATTTTTCTCATTGGTACCCCTCATGTATTCGGTTTCCTACTTATACTCTCGGTATTTTGGAATTCCCACTTATACACGTCAACTCCAATCATTAATCTCGAACTTGACCATTAATGACAAATCCGTCAATTACTCCGTTATAAGATAATATGACATACCCATTTCATCATTCCCttccaattttttatttttttataccTTTCCTTGTCTTATCTATAAAACAACCTCcatatttctctttcttttttaaaaaacaaaaaccTTAATTGAATATGCCAAAAAAAAACTTAAATCAATTTTGGAATTTGTGGCTCGATTCTGTTCAACACTCTCTGTAAACCCCTCACATTCGCCGTTGATtgtaattttatataaaaattcaataaaatctTCTTTCAACTCCGTTAAATCTTGTGAACATTTGAACTTATATAGTGTTTATTCTCATCAATCATCTTGGTAGTAGGACATGTTCACCAGACAACCACTTTTATGAAATTGTCATTCTAAACATTTAAAATAAGTTGTATGAATCATTGTTTGTTAGACCGCAAATCTTCAATACCGCAATTTCTTCCACATCAATTGCAAGATTAATTTATAAATTAAAGGGCAATATATTTGGGTATTTGTTTCTAGATAAATAGGAAAATAGAAAGTTGAAGATATAAGGAAAACCTGGGGAAGAAAAGTGTAGTGATTTTTGGTGGGCAAAAACTGGGTTAGTTGAAGGGAAGACAAAACATACAGCAAAATTTAACTACACATAACCAATTGACGGAGCACTTAACGAGAGTTTATAGTTAGGTCACGTTTGAGATTATTGATAAGAATTGATGGGCATAAGTGGAAATTCCAAAATACAGAGGGTACAAGTGGGAAAACCGAATACTTCGGGTTACAAAAGGGAAAACCCAATATTTTATTATAGCAACTGTTATTTTATGAAACTTTATTTCTGTAACACcaccaaggagccttaaccagacaTTCCCTAGCATaaaagggcgttaccatctcggttgcccgaggtcagtaataatcaaatgtcaataaaagaacatttaagtTGTATTACAAGCGATTAACAAAActaacgatataaaagatacaactcaaaaccactatcagctacgtgaactacttctgtcgtgactcgtgatagactcatcccgccaagcacccagctaagatccagatcacaacctgctaagattgactgctcaccatagtggatcacgacagacacaaaaGGAACAAACAGCAAAACACAACCACACAAGGTTAGCAACTAAGGGAGCGAACATGCAAAACAGATacaacacaaacacaacaacacacacatcacatctcctccaaccaaccaccatcaccgactgtcccactggaccagccctgccagtgggggaccgcagccgttcccacctaagccccgctcatcaatctgagcgataaacccatgtccattaatgtgcacatcccctcccgtggcgggttccacggagggcgaactacgggcgtgaagccactcccgcaagtgcctccactcagccaagggcgcacctcgagaaccacagacaaacaatcacaatcagctgtaccACAACCACGATTATCACAACAGTACAAAACCAACCAActaccacaatcaatcaacaatactgacactacatcaaccaaaccacatcaacagacactctagacaaccaacagtactgagtaggcgaacctacctttagcaaaccgcagcgattccgcgtccgatcacATGGTACCAACCAACTaagcaacacacctatacaaatAGTACAACCATCTAGCACTACCACTACAACCCTGACTGAAAAcaacgatgacgatgaagacgatgataacatacctatacataacaatccggcgtcaagaccgctacccgactcaagcgtCCCATCCCTCATGGTGTAAGCATCCACAAGGACCTCAAGGAAAGGATTATGGTGAAGGAGAAAGTAGatgacgacatttaggtttaggaagaaggtgcggaaatgatttggggtttcacgattatcgatttataaatccccgctgcaaactcgctactcgatcgagtaactaacttactcgatcaagtgtcccctactcgatcgagctcccaagctactcgatcgagtagcctcagctagatcgattCCCACGCAAATCACAGCTCACATTGTCACAAGACATTGCTGTGGACAATgagcccacgggggcgcttgggagaacaagcgtttgcatttgtggagtcgccaccaatttattgtggaaaattggaaaccgttcgaatacctcgtgccatgtcaagacacaaagtagtgacatgaacaccaagaacttgttacccttagcattctatgtctagaatgactctcgtggatgccaatgaacacggatgttcacagagatctggagtaaggggtgagggtatgtattaggaagctcttttgatcgaacacctaatcccgcccgcctcgatagcggcctctactaatgattagggaagattgtctatactcgatatattgtcgattatatgcatgcaatgcaacatccaacgttttaatcttaacatgtgagaattaatactaagtcggttatcacgtaatttatcatacaattgggtcgaattgggatttaaattgattatatgtgaaggcatacaatcaATAATacgagaaaatacaataataaatacaataatgaacattacaataattacatcgggtttattgatttatgtcaaaaatacttctaaaacggataattttgagaaaataaataaataaacaaattaacgaacatgaattagggtgataatacgaatagtagt
The Silene latifolia isolate original U9 population chromosome 11, ASM4854445v1, whole genome shotgun sequence genome window above contains:
- the LOC141614879 gene encoding uncharacterized protein LOC141614879 is translated as MTENSVSSCWRGEHSKGDEKWILVCSNNDKLEDEVGNGLTIEGGRRYQRAEFHMVDLNNNKIHRNCFPSLVQFVVTDSMVAFDNFVYIFGYRSSFVVDSSDFKQLQSQCPKTHQQILLGASRLDLDQSLRTGWCPTPVPSDKACLPKCTSLLGKIYTFGTLYLNPEVLDPVDGNWNSLYSQPHELVGCTVSNHALPDPSNKRFLVHLSDGQLPFPSLFAFFPPGLHPTDVDGTGIWECIACDFQDWTHIAVVFDGVIYFHSRKFDSVVRAFDIATRTWLEVHWVSCFDDNLDFNNIRMQFDALLLLGDGILCLAAWSPIYATDNQPAQTTIYFNKFKVVPSGETIKLCPLTSCTYELLATSRVQVFLPV